Proteins encoded within one genomic window of Nonomuraea gerenzanensis:
- a CDS encoding arsenate reductase family protein → MEIWINPACSKCRSALSVLDAESAQYTVRRYLEDPPSEPELREVLSRLGLEPWDITRTGEARAAELGLDGWPRDASARDRWIRALAQNPILIQRPIITADDGSAVIGRSEDAVRSVL, encoded by the coding sequence ATGGAGATCTGGATCAACCCCGCGTGCTCGAAGTGCCGCTCCGCGCTTTCCGTCCTGGACGCCGAGTCGGCGCAGTACACCGTGCGCCGCTACCTGGAGGACCCGCCGAGCGAGCCCGAGCTGCGCGAGGTGCTGTCCAGACTCGGGCTGGAGCCGTGGGACATCACGCGGACCGGTGAGGCGCGGGCGGCCGAGCTGGGGCTGGACGGCTGGCCGCGCGACGCGTCCGCGCGTGACCGGTGGATCAGGGCGCTGGCGCAGAACCCGATCCTGATCCAGCGCCCGATCATCACGGCCGACGACGGGTCGGCGGTGATCGGCCGGTCGGAGGACGCCGTGCGTTCGGTGCTCTGA
- a CDS encoding MDR family MFS transporter, producing MTHRQILEALSGLLLVLFVAMLSGTIVSVALPQIIGALDGTQSQYTWVVTASLLASTASTPIWGKLADLFNKKLLLQIAIVIFMVSSLACGFAQNTGQLIAFRAVQGLGMGALQILAQVVIAAMISPKERGRYNGYLGAVMAVATVGGPLLGGLIADTSWLGWRWCFFIAVPFTIAAFALLAKTLHIPTVRRSNVSIDYWGATLIAAGVSILLIWVTFVGNEFDWLSWQTAALAGGGVVLLALATWVESAVKEPVVPLHVIRRRTPALAILASLAVGMAMFGGSVFLGQYFQIGRGFSPTEAGLLTIPMMAGVLLSSTISGRMVSNTGRTKPYILVGLIVLLAGFGGLATIDHQTSLVLISLYMLAVGIGVGMSMQNLVLVIQNTVPLSEIGAASGAVTFFRSLGGTVGVSVLGAVLADQVATSIAEGLVKAGIPVGGDAAAAGGSLNLAALPEPIKEIVRAAYGDATGHIFLISAAIAAVGLVAAAFLKPARLRDSLDLPSPAAKEEAVAGA from the coding sequence ATGACCCACCGCCAGATCCTCGAAGCTCTCAGCGGCCTGCTGCTGGTCCTGTTCGTCGCCATGCTCAGCGGGACCATCGTGTCGGTGGCGCTGCCCCAGATCATCGGCGCGCTGGACGGCACCCAGTCGCAGTACACCTGGGTCGTCACAGCGTCGCTGCTGGCCTCGACCGCCTCGACGCCCATCTGGGGCAAGCTGGCCGACCTGTTCAACAAGAAGCTGCTGCTCCAGATCGCCATCGTGATCTTCATGGTCAGCTCGCTGGCCTGCGGGTTCGCGCAGAACACCGGCCAGCTCATCGCGTTCCGCGCGGTGCAGGGCCTGGGCATGGGCGCGCTGCAGATCCTCGCGCAGGTCGTGATCGCCGCCATGATCTCGCCGAAGGAGCGCGGCCGTTACAACGGTTACCTCGGCGCCGTCATGGCCGTGGCCACGGTCGGCGGCCCGCTGCTCGGCGGTCTCATCGCCGACACCTCCTGGCTCGGCTGGCGCTGGTGCTTCTTCATCGCCGTGCCGTTCACCATCGCCGCCTTCGCGCTGCTGGCCAAGACGCTGCACATCCCGACCGTGCGGCGGTCGAACGTGAGCATCGACTACTGGGGCGCCACCCTCATCGCCGCAGGCGTCAGCATCCTGCTCATCTGGGTCACCTTCGTCGGCAACGAGTTCGACTGGCTGTCCTGGCAGACCGCGGCCCTGGCCGGTGGCGGTGTGGTGCTGCTCGCGCTGGCCACCTGGGTCGAGTCGGCCGTCAAGGAGCCGGTCGTGCCGCTGCACGTCATCCGGCGGCGCACGCCCGCGCTGGCCATCCTGGCCAGCCTCGCGGTGGGCATGGCCATGTTCGGCGGCTCGGTCTTCCTCGGGCAGTACTTCCAGATCGGCCGCGGGTTCAGCCCCACCGAGGCGGGCCTGCTGACCATCCCCATGATGGCGGGCGTGCTGCTGTCGTCCACGATCAGCGGCCGGATGGTCTCCAACACCGGGCGGACGAAGCCGTACATCCTGGTCGGCCTGATCGTCCTGCTGGCCGGCTTCGGCGGCCTGGCGACCATCGACCACCAGACCTCGCTGGTGCTGATCTCCCTCTACATGCTCGCCGTGGGCATCGGCGTCGGCATGTCCATGCAGAACCTCGTCCTGGTCATCCAGAACACGGTCCCGCTCAGCGAGATCGGCGCGGCCAGCGGCGCGGTCACGTTCTTCCGCTCGCTCGGCGGCACCGTCGGCGTGTCGGTGCTCGGCGCGGTGCTGGCCGACCAGGTCGCGACCAGCATCGCGGAAGGGCTGGTCAAGGCCGGGATCCCGGTCGGCGGTGACGCCGCCGCGGCCGGCGGCAGCCTGAACCTCGCCGCCCTGCCCGAGCCGATCAAGGAGATCGTCAGGGCCGCGTACGGCGACGCCACCGGCCACATCTTCCTCATCTCGGCCGCCATCGCCGCCGTCGGCCTGGTCGCCGCCGCCTTCCTCAAGCCCGCCAGGCTCCGCGACAGCCTCGACCTGCCGTCGCCGGCGGCCAAGGAGGAGGCCGTCGCCGGGGCCTGA
- a CDS encoding TetR/AcrR family transcriptional regulator codes for MGNTPGLRERKKAQTRQAVHEAALRLTVEHGLDNVTVEAIADAANISRRTFSNYFDGKEDALLYGDEQRLDSLVLRVREQPAGRTAWQALRGALQSLYAETGGPDRAWHLRARLAMGHPSLQARQLAGRVRLERALSQAVAERAQPCDVGPEMLTAAFLAAMRIATQRWCAESETRPLHELTVLALDEIARPFEDVAQPLSVRG; via the coding sequence ATGGGCAACACACCGGGCCTGCGGGAGCGCAAGAAGGCCCAGACACGGCAGGCGGTGCACGAGGCCGCGCTGCGGCTGACCGTCGAGCACGGGCTGGACAACGTCACCGTCGAGGCCATCGCCGATGCCGCCAACATCTCGCGGCGCACGTTCTCCAACTACTTCGACGGCAAGGAGGACGCGCTGCTCTACGGCGACGAGCAGCGCCTGGACAGCCTGGTGCTGCGCGTACGCGAGCAGCCGGCCGGCCGGACCGCCTGGCAGGCGCTGCGCGGGGCGCTGCAGAGCCTCTACGCCGAGACCGGCGGGCCCGACCGCGCATGGCACCTGCGCGCCCGCCTGGCCATGGGCCATCCCTCCCTGCAGGCCAGGCAGCTCGCCGGCCGCGTCCGGCTGGAGCGCGCGCTGAGCCAGGCGGTGGCCGAGCGGGCGCAGCCGTGCGACGTCGGGCCGGAGATGCTCACGGCCGCGTTCCTGGCGGCGATGCGCATCGCCACCCAGCGGTGGTGCGCCGAGTCGGAGACCCGGCCGCTGCACGAGCTGACGGTGCTGGCGCTGGACGAGATCGCCCGTCCCTTCGAGGACGTGGCCCAGCCCCTGTCCGTCCGGGGGTGA